A genome region from Planctomycetota bacterium includes the following:
- a CDS encoding formylglycine-generating enzyme family protein, which produces MKETSALNAKQPTFARFKLLMCAIVACFTLQARAQVCSSDLDGSGEVDAGDVGLVLLDFGPCAGCATDMDGSGEVDGGDVGLLLLDFGPCAGPSWATVLEWSADPAVVASEEMRQSISETHLPWRVMDNGTGIEMLLVPPGTFMMGTSPGDAEAFAYEGPSHQVTITQPYYLARKEVTQSKWVTVIGTNPSLGGTNLTDPVEHVSWNDVQPFCAATGMRLPTEAEWEYACRAGNTAARYNLLDLVAWCNSNTSAPKLGGLKLPNAMGFYDMLGNVWEWTADYWDWYSGDSQVDPTGPAAGSYHISRGGTWLSSGQYCRSSMRKVEVADFHCYCTGFRVARNP; this is translated from the coding sequence ATGAAAGAGACATCCGCCTTGAACGCCAAACAACCGACCTTCGCCCGATTCAAACTGCTGATGTGCGCGATCGTGGCCTGCTTCACGCTGCAGGCGCGGGCCCAGGTGTGCTCAAGCGACCTGGATGGTTCGGGCGAAGTGGATGCCGGCGATGTCGGACTGGTGCTGCTTGATTTCGGTCCCTGCGCGGGCTGCGCCACGGACATGGATGGATCCGGTGAAGTGGATGGCGGCGATGTTGGCTTGCTGCTGTTGGACTTCGGCCCCTGCGCCGGCCCTTCATGGGCGACGGTGCTGGAGTGGTCGGCAGATCCGGCCGTCGTGGCCAGCGAGGAAATGCGGCAGAGCATTTCAGAAACTCACTTGCCATGGCGCGTCATGGATAATGGAACGGGCATCGAGATGCTGCTGGTGCCGCCGGGAACTTTCATGATGGGCACGAGCCCGGGCGATGCCGAGGCGTTCGCCTATGAGGGCCCCTCCCACCAAGTCACGATCACTCAGCCCTATTACCTGGCTCGCAAAGAGGTGACGCAGTCGAAGTGGGTTACGGTGATCGGCACCAATCCAAGCCTGGGCGGAACGAATCTGACTGATCCCGTGGAGCATGTTTCGTGGAACGATGTCCAACCTTTCTGCGCGGCGACTGGCATGCGATTGCCGACGGAAGCCGAGTGGGAATATGCATGCCGGGCAGGCAATACCGCGGCGCGATACAACCTGCTTGACCTGGTCGCCTGGTGCAACAGCAACACGAGCGCACCGAAGCTGGGCGGATTGAAATTGCCCAACGCCATGGGTTTCTACGACATGCTCGGCAATGTCTGGGAGTGGACCGCGGACTACTGGGATTGGTACTCAGGCGACAGCCAGGTGGATCCGACGGGTCCTGCGGCCGGCTCCTACCACATCTCGCGCGGCGGAACTTGGCTCAGCAGCGGGCAGTATTGCAGGTCCTCGATGCGCAAGGTCGAGGTGGCTGACTTCCACTGCTACTGCACGGGGTTCCGGGTCGCTCGGAATCCGTAA
- a CDS encoding AAA family ATPase: protein MNAEILKRIVRAIAEGSQLDLDRLAEKVVEAERKTGHSRLANQLESILSESRRRTAGHGHHAADKAASLRELPQSKRNGEQLATLIPREELEHDMVLPPAIEARFARIECEYAARERLGAYGLRPRKTILLHGLPGCGKSLGAKRLAWNTGLPLMKVRFDALLSSFFGESAWNLRSIFVAAKDRPCVLLLDECDFIARSRGSSKDIGEANRIVNSLLQLMEEYDAPGLLVATTNVESSLDEALFRRFDDVFLVPPPGPNEVSRLLRMTLASVVVDENLPWQSMTDALAGASAAMVVKAARDAAKAVVLMGRKAVTESHLREAITEARRHRSSESKT, encoded by the coding sequence ATGAACGCAGAAATCCTCAAGAGAATCGTCCGTGCCATCGCAGAGGGCTCTCAGCTTGACTTGGATCGCCTTGCCGAAAAAGTTGTGGAAGCCGAACGCAAAACCGGCCACAGTCGGCTAGCTAATCAACTCGAATCGATTCTCAGTGAATCCAGACGCCGTACGGCTGGGCATGGTCACCACGCGGCGGACAAAGCTGCATCGCTCCGTGAACTACCACAGAGTAAACGCAACGGCGAGCAACTCGCCACGCTAATCCCTCGCGAAGAGCTAGAGCACGACATGGTGCTTCCACCCGCGATCGAGGCACGTTTTGCACGCATCGAGTGCGAGTACGCCGCCCGGGAGAGGCTTGGTGCCTATGGGCTCAGACCGCGTAAGACGATTCTCTTGCACGGCCTGCCTGGGTGCGGAAAGTCTCTGGGTGCCAAACGACTCGCATGGAACACCGGTCTGCCACTAATGAAGGTCCGATTCGATGCACTGCTCTCGTCCTTCTTTGGGGAATCGGCGTGGAATCTCCGCAGCATATTCGTCGCTGCCAAGGATCGGCCGTGCGTGCTGCTCTTGGACGAGTGCGACTTCATCGCTCGTTCTCGCGGAAGTAGCAAAGACATCGGCGAGGCAAATCGTATCGTCAACTCACTTCTTCAACTGATGGAGGAGTACGACGCGCCAGGTCTGCTCGTCGCGACGACGAACGTCGAGTCATCACTTGACGAGGCGCTGTTCCGCCGCTTCGACGATGTGTTCTTGGTGCCACCTCCCGGTCCGAACGAAGTGTCGCGTCTGCTCCGAATGACTTTGGCTTCCGTCGTGGTGGATGAGAATTTGCCTTGGCAGTCGATGACAGATGCACTTGCAGGGGCATCCGCCGCGATGGTCGTTAAGGCCGCGCGTGATGCCGCAAAGGCGGTCGTACTCATGGGCCGCAAGGCCGTCACCGAGTCCCACCTTCGAGAGGCAATCACAGAAGCTCGTCGGCACAGATCAAGCGAATCCAAAACGTAA
- a CDS encoding S8 family peptidase has translation MADAHQFEHLPLLLRYRGRAKLRGGGRTSPQTIANRSARAAHSESLRASAHSLSTRWEAQQAQRQEQNLPVLPVGKPFLVQVDPGLDLDVLRDKFAFEIVAEQEEGFVLVASEDIDLAEFTRMVNAFAVKVHGSATIASVHKLYEDPNQADRLKRVLSERLLNQWPTIKDNQVFVVDVSIACTGTKEIPDMPERGKRDSDADWAKKQSEWALQRTEAYDTWDTLCSERQSEVIAFVRAYDADILNLVHDDLSGAVMPGSFDVRLKIKGIGFKDLILNYPYVFEALEPDDIALPQYADAGGAAPFRAVTPVAPSADAPTVCVIDSGIQEGHVWLAPAMDTSNSKCFLPGKATTEIGDFVSPGGHGTRVAGAVAYGESVPQDGSPQLSAWLQNGRVLNENCRMPEELFPPSATRAVVEHFHLDGRKTRIFNQSINSKGASRARYMSSWAAEIDLLSSQHDVLIVQSAGNLPTSGNPPVIGAKEHLAADRKYPRYLNEDSSRVANPAQSLQALTVGSVAYGAFNASGWKSFAEHRGQPSAFSRSGFGIWGVIKPEVVEYGGDAVRTATHPPDVIVGSRVPGVCPELIRSTMFPPSPAFARDAAGTSFAAPKVCRTAAAAQRVLPDEPALLYRALVVQSAQWPEWAEAILAELRNPVTRSNAARRQELLDQAGEIVRWIGFGVPDEARASTNSDHRTTLITAGTTPIRARECHIYQIPIPAELRGPADEYDVRIDVTLSYVAEPRRTRRQLRRYLSTWVDWKSSKLGESIDSFRVRMMKEEELEGTPTDGSVLPWTLHEKESDGLIRSARRNGGTVQKDWAVVKSNMLPEHFCIAVVGHEGWNHDPDATAHYCLAVTLEIQGQEIVIYDPLRVAVEELQTEIEEVETEATVEVEE, from the coding sequence ATGGCTGATGCCCACCAGTTCGAGCATCTTCCGCTACTTCTTCGCTACCGGGGACGCGCCAAACTCCGTGGAGGTGGCAGAACGTCTCCGCAGACGATTGCAAATCGGAGCGCGAGAGCCGCTCACAGCGAGTCCCTTCGAGCATCCGCTCACTCACTTTCGACGAGATGGGAAGCTCAGCAGGCTCAGCGTCAGGAACAGAATCTCCCGGTGCTGCCGGTCGGCAAACCGTTTCTGGTCCAGGTTGATCCGGGTCTTGACCTAGATGTGCTTCGCGACAAGTTTGCTTTCGAAATCGTCGCCGAGCAGGAAGAGGGCTTCGTACTAGTCGCGTCGGAGGACATCGACCTTGCTGAGTTTACGAGGATGGTCAATGCCTTTGCCGTTAAGGTACATGGCTCGGCGACAATCGCTTCGGTACACAAGCTCTACGAAGATCCGAACCAAGCCGATCGACTCAAGCGAGTCCTATCCGAGAGGTTGCTCAATCAATGGCCGACGATCAAAGACAATCAAGTCTTTGTCGTCGATGTAAGCATCGCATGCACAGGCACAAAGGAGATTCCGGATATGCCGGAGCGAGGCAAGCGAGACTCTGATGCGGACTGGGCAAAGAAGCAGAGTGAATGGGCTCTGCAGCGGACCGAGGCGTACGACACGTGGGACACTTTGTGCTCAGAGCGTCAGTCGGAAGTCATTGCGTTCGTACGGGCCTATGACGCCGACATTTTGAATTTGGTGCATGATGATCTCTCCGGGGCAGTAATGCCGGGAAGTTTCGACGTGCGGCTCAAGATCAAGGGTATCGGGTTTAAAGACTTGATCCTCAACTACCCGTACGTGTTCGAGGCTTTAGAACCAGATGACATTGCCTTGCCGCAGTACGCTGACGCCGGTGGTGCGGCCCCCTTTCGGGCGGTCACTCCGGTGGCGCCATCCGCAGATGCCCCGACGGTGTGTGTGATTGACAGCGGTATTCAGGAGGGCCATGTCTGGCTTGCACCGGCAATGGACACCTCCAACTCCAAGTGCTTTCTTCCCGGCAAAGCGACGACAGAGATTGGCGATTTTGTCTCGCCCGGAGGTCACGGAACCCGCGTGGCCGGCGCAGTCGCCTACGGCGAGTCCGTACCGCAGGATGGATCGCCGCAATTGTCTGCCTGGCTTCAGAATGGCAGGGTCCTGAACGAGAACTGCCGGATGCCCGAAGAGTTGTTCCCTCCCTCCGCGACGCGAGCGGTTGTCGAGCACTTCCACCTAGATGGCAGGAAAACCCGGATCTTCAATCAGTCAATCAACTCCAAAGGCGCCTCACGCGCTAGGTACATGTCCTCTTGGGCCGCTGAGATCGACCTCCTGAGCAGCCAGCACGATGTCCTGATTGTTCAAAGTGCGGGCAATCTTCCTACGTCGGGCAACCCACCAGTCATTGGAGCTAAGGAACATCTTGCCGCGGACCGCAAGTATCCACGGTACCTGAACGAGGACTCCAGCCGCGTCGCGAACCCGGCGCAGAGCCTTCAAGCACTCACTGTTGGCTCCGTCGCCTACGGCGCATTTAACGCCTCGGGTTGGAAGTCGTTCGCTGAACACAGGGGTCAGCCTTCGGCCTTTTCACGAAGTGGATTCGGAATTTGGGGCGTCATCAAGCCCGAAGTCGTCGAGTACGGCGGGGACGCTGTTCGCACTGCCACTCATCCGCCGGATGTGATCGTTGGTAGTCGTGTGCCAGGTGTGTGCCCGGAGTTGATCCGGTCAACGATGTTTCCGCCATCGCCGGCATTCGCACGCGATGCCGCGGGCACCTCATTTGCTGCTCCCAAAGTCTGTCGCACGGCGGCCGCAGCACAGAGGGTATTACCGGATGAGCCCGCCTTGCTCTACCGCGCTCTTGTGGTGCAATCAGCTCAATGGCCGGAATGGGCTGAGGCTATCCTTGCAGAGCTTCGCAACCCTGTTACGCGAAGCAACGCCGCGAGGCGGCAAGAACTTTTGGATCAAGCAGGGGAGATCGTCCGTTGGATTGGCTTCGGCGTCCCCGACGAGGCCAGGGCTTCGACCAACTCTGACCACCGAACCACGCTGATAACGGCGGGCACTACCCCGATCCGCGCCCGCGAGTGCCACATCTACCAGATACCCATTCCCGCAGAACTTCGCGGGCCGGCTGATGAGTACGACGTGCGAATCGACGTGACCCTCTCGTATGTGGCTGAGCCTCGCCGTACACGACGCCAACTTCGACGGTATCTGTCCACATGGGTGGACTGGAAGAGCAGCAAGCTCGGTGAATCAATTGACAGCTTCCGTGTCCGGATGATGAAGGAGGAAGAGCTTGAGGGCACACCAACGGATGGCAGTGTCTTGCCTTGGACTCTTCACGAGAAGGAGTCAGATGGTCTCATCCGCAGCGCCCGCCGCAATGGCGGCACGGTTCAGAAGGACTGGGCCGTCGTCAAATCCAACATGCTTCCCGAGCACTTCTGCATCGCCGTGGTGGGACACGAAGGCTGGAATCACGATCCCGATGCCACGGCGCACTACTGCCTTGCCGTGACATTGGAGATTCAGGGGCAGGAGATTGTCATCTACGACCCGCTCCGCGTTGCAGTCGAAGAGCTACAGACTGAGATCGAGGAAGTCGAAACTGAAGCCACCGTCGAAGTCGAGGAGTGA